The stretch of DNA CCATGGAGCACTTGAGCACGTTGTCCGCTGCCTGCCGGAGCAGGTGGCGTCCAACGCTGGTGGAGCCGGTGAAGGACAGTTTGCGCACCCGGGGGTCAGCGAGGATGGGCGTCATGACCTCGCTGGTTTTGCTCGTGGTGATGATGTTGACCACACCGGCCGGGACACCGGCGTCGATCATCAGCTGGGCGATCGCCAGGGTGGTCAGCGGCGTGAGCGTGGCGGGTTTGAGGACGGCTGTGCAGCCGGCGGCCAGTGCCGGCGCGAGCTTCCGGGTGGCCATGGCTGCCGGGAAGTTCCAGGGGGTGATCAGCACGCAGACGCCGATCGGCATGTGCTGCACCAGGATCCGGTTGGCGCCCGACGGCGAGACGGACACATCGCCGATGATCCGGACCGCTTCCTCGGCGTACCAGCGGAAGAATTCGGCGGCGTAGGCCACCTCTCCGCGGGCGTCGGCCAGGGCTTTGCCGTTTTCGAGTGAAATGAGGTGGGCGAGTTGCTCGCTGCGCTCGGTCATCAGGTCGAAGCAGCGGCGGAGGATTTCGGCGCGGCGCCGGGGCGGCGTCGCGGCCCACTCCGGGAGGGCTGCTGCCGCGGCGTCGACGGCGGCGAGGCCGTCCTCGACGTCGGCGTCGGCGATGTCGGTGATGACGGAAGCGTCGGAGGGATTGATCACTTCGACGGTGCCAGCGTTGCTGGCGTCCTGCCAGTTCCCGGCGACCAGCAGCTGGCGGGGCACCGTCAGGCCGTCGATGTCGAGCGGTTCAGAGGTTGAAAGAAGGGTCATCATTGGTCCTTGTTGCTGATCAGCGGATGGTGCGGTCGCCGGCGTAGGCGGCGTTGACGATGGAGGCTACGGCGTCCAGATCCAGCGGCACCGGGTTGTTGTCGATGAGCCGCTTGGAGTTCAGCGACAGCTTGGCGATCTGGGCGAGGTCGCTTTCCTGCACGCCAAGATCCTTCAGCGTCGGGGGCAGCTCGATCGCGGCGATAACCTCGTCGATTGCCTCGACGCCTGCGACGGCGGCGGCGCGCTCGTCCAACCCGCGGATGTCGCGCCCCAGGGCTTCAGCGATCTGAGCCAGCTGCGGCTGGATTGCCTGGAAGTTGTGGCGGACGACGTAGGGGAGCAGGAGGCCGACGCCCACACCGTGCGGGGTGTGCGTGAGGGCGCCTACCGGGTACTGAATGGCGTGCGCTGCCGCGGTTCCCGCATTGCTGAGGACCATCCCGCCGTACAGCGCCGCGAGCATCATCCCGCCACGGGCCTCGGTGTTCTCCGGGTCCTTGTAGGCGGTAACCAGGCTGCTGCCCACCAGCCCGATGCCGTTCAAGGCAATCGAGTCCGTCAGGATGTTCTTGCCCACGAAGACCCGTTCCGAGGCCAGGGTGGACGTGGGCTCCCGGGTGATGGCAGTGAAGGACTCCACCAGGTGCACGAACGTATCCGCACCGGTTGCGGCCGTCAGGGATGGTGGGCAGGAGTAGGTGAGTTCGGGATCGCACACCGCGGCGAACGGGATGATGTGCGGGCTCGAGATGCCCATCTTCATGCCCAGATCAGGATCTGAGACGACGGCGATTGCGGTCGCTTCGGAGCCTGTGCCCGCCGTGGTGGGCAACGCGATGACCGGCTTGGTGGGGCCTGGAACGGCGAATTCGCCGTAGTAGTCGCTGGGCTTGCCGCCGTGCGTGAGCAGCACCGAGACGACCTTCGCCATGTCCATGCAGCTGCCGCCGCCGAACCCGATGATGACGTCGACCTCCTGGCCCTTGAGCTCCTCGACGCAGGCAAGGATGCCCGGCGTCGGAAGCTCGGCCTGGGTGTCCCCGTAAACCCGTACGGTCAGATTCCGGTCCTCAAGGCTGCGGACAAGGGCGGAAAGTTCCTCTGAGACGGCCAGCCGCGGATCGGTGCAGACGAGGACGTTGGTCCCGAATTCTGCTGCGATATTCGCGACGGCGAAGCGCTGCTGGGCGCCGACGACGACGCTCCGGGGCAGGCGGAGGACGCCGAAAGTTGCGGGACGGATGCCCGCTGCGTGCGCACACGACATTGTGAATAACTCCTAGGGATGGGATGGGCGGCTGCTCGAAAGGTGCCGCAGATCTCAGCATTCCAGAGTCGAGTGATACTCACCATGTGGTTTCAAGCCATAGAAAATCCCTTTGAATGTGGGCCGGTGCCACGTGCTTTGGCGGCTGTGCGCCTGGCAGGTCTGTTGATCAGGAACCGGCGGAGCTGACGCCGGCTGCTTTCATCCGCCATAAGCGCAGCGCCACTTGCACGTCGAGGGACCGGCTACCCCGGCGCCAGGAGGCGCCGACCAGGGCGTCGATACGGTCCAGCCGTTGCCGCAGGGTGTTGGTGTGGATATGGAGAGCGTCAGCCGTTTCCTGGGTGGCGCCGCCATTTTCGTGGAACATCCATGCGGTGAGGACCAGCTGTGTTCCGCGCCGCTCGTCGTAGTTCAGGAGTGGTCCCAGCTGCGCAGTGAGCAGTTGTCCGGCGAAGGGGCTCTCCATCGCTCCGAGCAACATTCCCGCTGTACCGAGGGCGGCGCGGTCCGCTGCCTCGCCGCTGCGCGAGAGAGCCTGCAGTGCGCGGAGGACGGCGTGGGCTTCGGTGTGGGCCGTTGAGAGCCGGGTAAAACCTGTCACCGGTTCTGATGACCCGACGGTGGCAGTGATGCGGCGTCGTTTCAGCTCATCAACGATCGACTGGCCGGCGCGGCCCGCGTCTCCGGCGTCATCGCGGCCACTGTCGTGTCGTTCCACGGGTTCAATAATGCACAGGTGTGATTCATGCAGGGCGATGATCCCCGGGACCGTCTCGCGTTGATGCCTGAGGACGGAGAGTGCCCGTTGGCGCTGGTCGTCAGTGACTCCCACGACACGCACCACGAGCTGAAGGTGATTTGCCAAGCCGAACTGCGCCGCCCTGCGGGTCATCGCCGCAGCGTGTTCAGAACGGGGACTAAGCAGGTCATCAATGAGTTCGAGCTGGAGCCGGTATTGGGCGTCCTGGTAGGTGCGTTCAAACAGCAGCGACACACTGAGCACCAGCGCGCTGCGTTCCAAGACCGCAAGCCGGGCCGCGCTGAGCTTCTCGGCGACGATGAGGGACGCGAGGTGCTGCTCGCCGGCTACGGCGGACATCACTGTGTACTTCTTGTTCTTGACCTCGAACTCTATGGCCGAGCTCTTGGCGGCAGACTCTTCGGCCGCGCTCAGGGCCGCAAAGCTTCCGAAGTCGGGGTTGGCTGCCATGCCTGCCATTGGCTCGCCCATGGGTGAAACCAAAAAAACAGGGGCGCTCAGGGACTCGGTCAACAGGGCGAGCAGGTGTGGCAGGCTGCCGGCTGAGGCCAGGGTCTCCATGAGCCGCCGGTCCAGGGTTGAGAGCTCTTCCAGAGCCCGTACATGGGAGAGGTTCTGCCGCTGGGCCTGGTCCAGCCGCGTCAGCGCATCGGCCATCTCTGTGAAGTAGCGGGCGTTTTCCAGCGCGACGGCCGCGTGTGTACCAATGGATTCCATGAGCGCCACGTCGTCGCTGCTGAAATCGTGCGCATGCCTGTCGGCGACCAGCAGCGCGCCAATGACTTTTCCTTCTGCGCGAAGGGGGACGCCCATGATTGCCCGGACGCCCTCGGCTGCCACAGCAGTGTCGCTCGATTCCAGATGGGACTTGGACTCGTCCAAAAGGTAGTCGGCGCTCTGGGCAGGTGCTTCACCGGTCGCCACGGCGCCGAGCACGCCCTCGCCCAGGGGCATGCGGATGTTGCGGAACAAAGCGGTGGTTGCACCGTCGGTCACCCTGACATAGGACTCGCCCGTGTCATAGTCGTTCAGGCTCAAGTAGGCGACGTCGCTGCCGATCAAAGACCGGGTGCG from Pseudarthrobacter siccitolerans encodes:
- a CDS encoding NAD-dependent succinate-semialdehyde dehydrogenase, whose amino-acid sequence is MTLLSTSEPLDIDGLTVPRQLLVAGNWQDASNAGTVEVINPSDASVITDIADADVEDGLAAVDAAAAALPEWAATPPRRRAEILRRCFDLMTERSEQLAHLISLENGKALADARGEVAYAAEFFRWYAEEAVRIIGDVSVSPSGANRILVQHMPIGVCVLITPWNFPAAMATRKLAPALAAGCTAVLKPATLTPLTTLAIAQLMIDAGVPAGVVNIITTSKTSEVMTPILADPRVRKLSFTGSTSVGRHLLRQAADNVLKCSMELGGNAPFLVFDDADLELALDGAMVAKMRNGGQACTAANRIYVQRGIHDEFARRLAERMGAMRVGPGTDPSTEVGPLVDEPSVRKVDSLVRDAVSQGARLLAGGKAIDGAGYYYPPTVVTNVPLQARMVSEEIFGPVASVIPFDTEDEVIAAANDSEYGLAAYVFTEDLRRGLRVSERVESGMVALNRGLVSDPAAPFGGVKQSGLGREGAHQGLLDFTETKYIALDW
- a CDS encoding iron-containing alcohol dehydrogenase, producing MSCAHAAGIRPATFGVLRLPRSVVVGAQQRFAVANIAAEFGTNVLVCTDPRLAVSEELSALVRSLEDRNLTVRVYGDTQAELPTPGILACVEELKGQEVDVIIGFGGGSCMDMAKVVSVLLTHGGKPSDYYGEFAVPGPTKPVIALPTTAGTGSEATAIAVVSDPDLGMKMGISSPHIIPFAAVCDPELTYSCPPSLTAATGADTFVHLVESFTAITREPTSTLASERVFVGKNILTDSIALNGIGLVGSSLVTAYKDPENTEARGGMMLAALYGGMVLSNAGTAAAHAIQYPVGALTHTPHGVGVGLLLPYVVRHNFQAIQPQLAQIAEALGRDIRGLDERAAAVAGVEAIDEVIAAIELPPTLKDLGVQESDLAQIAKLSLNSKRLIDNNPVPLDLDAVASIVNAAYAGDRTIR
- a CDS encoding helix-turn-helix domain-containing protein is translated as MAANESSALHTGVGPSGNTKAAGQLMAMLESGISAAELETRLSDWLDAGVIDQTSAAAARRLNARLWEASRREGLLRVLYDTATDLTGIRDVEAVLKAIVRRTRSLIGSDVAYLSLNDYDTGESYVRVTDGATTALFRNIRMPLGEGVLGAVATGEAPAQSADYLLDESKSHLESSDTAVAAEGVRAIMGVPLRAEGKVIGALLVADRHAHDFSSDDVALMESIGTHAAVALENARYFTEMADALTRLDQAQRQNLSHVRALEELSTLDRRLMETLASAGSLPHLLALLTESLSAPVFLVSPMGEPMAGMAANPDFGSFAALSAAEESAAKSSAIEFEVKNKKYTVMSAVAGEQHLASLIVAEKLSAARLAVLERSALVLSVSLLFERTYQDAQYRLQLELIDDLLSPRSEHAAAMTRRAAQFGLANHLQLVVRVVGVTDDQRQRALSVLRHQRETVPGIIALHESHLCIIEPVERHDSGRDDAGDAGRAGQSIVDELKRRRITATVGSSEPVTGFTRLSTAHTEAHAVLRALQALSRSGEAADRAALGTAGMLLGAMESPFAGQLLTAQLGPLLNYDERRGTQLVLTAWMFHENGGATQETADALHIHTNTLRQRLDRIDALVGASWRRGSRSLDVQVALRLWRMKAAGVSSAGS